The Shewanella sp. KX20019 genome window below encodes:
- a CDS encoding SPOR domain-containing protein: MTSRDYANRKPTRKGNANKRGSKGNQPKRFPYLVLLITIAGVAGFGYLLWLLNSTDEAVTTPVVVETPKKTTVKKDPNALPPAPQEEWTYLEELENKKVEVDLPEVSTKPKRPYQMQCGSFRKESQANSLKAMIAFQGLEAQVRKVKGTSGIWYKVVLGPYDKKRDAERQRHVLQNSGTNGCQIWFWESS, from the coding sequence ATGACGAGTCGTGACTACGCAAACCGTAAACCCACGCGTAAAGGCAATGCCAACAAGCGTGGTTCTAAAGGGAATCAGCCTAAGCGTTTTCCCTATTTAGTACTACTGATAACCATCGCTGGTGTAGCTGGCTTTGGTTATTTGTTGTGGTTGTTAAACAGCACTGATGAAGCAGTTACAACGCCTGTGGTAGTTGAAACACCAAAGAAAACAACGGTTAAAAAAGATCCAAACGCGCTACCACCAGCTCCACAAGAGGAGTGGACCTATCTTGAAGAGCTGGAAAATAAAAAGGTAGAAGTGGATCTGCCAGAGGTTTCAACCAAACCTAAACGACCTTACCAGATGCAATGCGGTTCATTTAGAAAGGAATCTCAAGCAAACTCGCTCAAGGCGATGATTGCTTTCCAAGGGTTAGAAGCCCAGGTACGTAAAGTTAAAGGCACCAGCGGGATCTGGTACAAGGTTGTACTCGGGCCTTACGACAAAAAGCGTGACGCAGAAAGACAGCGCCACGTACTGCAAAACTCTGGTACTAACGGTTGCCAAATCTGGTTCTGGGAAAGTTCGTAG